A single Hippocampus zosterae strain Florida chromosome 1, ASM2543408v3, whole genome shotgun sequence DNA region contains:
- the ablim2 gene encoding actin-binding LIM protein 2 translates to MPEETVIQQQAVQSPSAQQKPGRGPVPCQNCGKPCKGEALRVQNKHFHIKCFVCKVCGCELANGGFFLRQGEYMCTLDFQRLYGTRCFGCQDFIEGEVVSALGKTYHPHCFVCSSCKQPFPAGDRVTFNGKECVCQNCTQPLPANSPAPIQAVHNCCGCGKEFQNEQSLVALDKHWHLGCFKCKVCNKVLNAEYISKDGIPFCEMDYHAMFGIQCESCKKYITGKVLEAGEKHYHPSCARCARCEQMFAEGEEMYLQGSSIWHPPCRQAAKQEEKNKVTRTSSESITSVPASSASGSPNRVIFAKLGEEMLDYKDLAALPKTKAIYNIDRPDMLSYSPYVSYASEERHYGEGDGKKSPCQHRPSSPSSNSSMGGYGRYTPSRSPQNNSQPGPEIDCPSIIGPLRRGVKFTSSLARASPSHQAHHSKGTEGCSGASGNALLGGGSGVSLHLNPTTLSMLQQHNFIPYFRGSESGRSTPSLSTYSDGKSPSSTSTYVAAPRHFHIPETEVKDNIYRKPPIYKQHASRTSWQDGDDGKRSTWMIMKSDIDGHMGPEDLDPSKSTCSLPMKTSRPNFPHYKSASLPGYGRNGIYKASEMVEDEVDPDSQSWGGMREYKVYPYEMLAVTHRVKVKLPRDIDRTRLERHLSPEDFQKVFGMTLDQFERLALWKRNDMKKRARLF, encoded by the exons ATGCCAGAAGAAACAG TGATCCAGCAGCAGGCTGTGCAAAGCCCGTCGGCGCAGCAGAAACCAGGACGAGGCCCCGTCCCCTGCCAGAACTGCGGGAAGCCTTGCAAAGGGGAGGCCCTGCGAGTCCAAAATAAACACTTCCACATCAAGTGTTTCGTTTGTAAAG TGTGCGGGTGCGAACTGGCCAATGGAGGCTTCTTCCTGCGACAGGGCGAGTACATGTGCACGCTGGATTTCCAGCGTCTGTACGGTACTCGCTGCTTCGGCTGCCAGGACTTCATCGAAGGAGAGGTGGTGTCCGCCCTGGGCAAGACCTACCACCCCCACTGCTTCGTCTGTTCCTCATGCaa GCAGCCGTTCCCAGCTGGTGACCGAGTGACTTTTAATGGGAAGGAGTGCGTCTGTCAAAATTGTACCCAGCCTCTTCCTGCGAACAGTCCTGCACCCATCCAGGCTGTCCACA ACTGCTGCGGCTGCGGGAAAGAGTTTCAGAATGAACAGTCCCTCGTAGCCCTGGACAAACACTGGCACCTCGGCTGCTTCAAGTGCAAAGTGTGTAACAAGGTCCTCAATGCCGAGTACATTAGCAA GGACGGGATTCCCTTTTGCGAAATGGACTACCACGCCATGTTCGGCATCCAGTGTGAGAGCTGCAAGAAATATATCACCGGGAAAGTCCTGGAG GCTGGGGAAAAGCACTACCACCCATCATGTGCCCGCTGTGCCCGTTGTGAGCAGATGTTTGCGGAAGGAGAAGAGATGTACCTCCAAG GATCTTCAATCTGGCATCCCCCATGCAGACAAGCAGCAAAACAGGAGGAGAAGAATAAG GTGACTCGGACTTCATCTGAGAGCATCACGTCTGTCCCGGCATCCAGTGCCTCGGGCTCTCCCAACAGAGTCATTTTT GCCAAGCTCGGAGAAGAGATGCTAGACTACAAGGACTTGGCAGCCCTTCCGAAGACCAAAGCCATCTACAACATAGACCGGCCCGACATGCTCTCGTACTCGCCCTACGTCAGCTACGCGTCTGAAGAAAGGCACTATGGCGAG GGCGATGGGAAGAAATCACCGTGTCAACATAGGCCCTCCAGCCCCAGTTCCAACAGCTCCATGGGGGGCTACGGACGTTACACACCTTCTCGTTCCCCTCAAAACAACAGCCAACCAG GACCAGAAATAGATTGCCCGAGTATAATCGGGCCCCTCCGGCGTGGCGTCAAGTTCACCTCCAGCTTGGCCAGGGCTTCCCCTTCACATCAAGCGCACCATTCCAAGGGAACTGAAGGGTGTAGCGGTGCAAGTGGCAACGCGCTATTGGGTGGAGGTAGCGGTGTGTCGCTACACCTGAACCCCACCACGTTGTCCATGCTGCAGCAGCACAACTTCATCCCTTACTTCCGAG GAAGTGAAAGTGGTCGGAGTACCCCCAGCCTCTCCACCTACTCTGACGGCAAATCCCCATCGTCCACCTCGACGTACGTGGCTGCCCCTCGCCATTTCCATATACCAG AGACTGAGGTCAAAGATAATATCTATAGAAAACCCCCCATCTACAAACAGCATG CTTCCAGAACATCCTGGCAGGATGGCGATGACGGCAAG AGGAGCACTTGGATGATCATGAAGAGTGACATTGATGGGCACATGGGTCCCGAAGACCTCGACCCGTCCAAGTCAACCTGCAGTTTGCCAATGAAAACATCTCGGCCAA ATTTTCCTCATTATAAATCTGCATCCTTGCCTGGTTACGGAAGGAACGGCATCTACAAG gcTTCTGAGATGGTTGAAGATGAAGTCGATCCAGACTCCCAAAGCTGGGGAGGCATGAGag AGTACAAG GTGTACCCTTACGAAATGTTGGCGGTAACACATCGAGTCAAAGTGAAGCTTCCCCGAGACATCGATCGCACCCGACTGGAG AGACATCTGTCGCCTGAAGACTTCCAGAAGGTGTTCGGAATGACTCTGGATCAATTTGAGCGTCTGGCCCTGTGGAAAAGAAACGACATGAAGAAGAGGGCTCGTCTTTTTTAG